GCTCCGGCGACGACCAGTCGCGCAAGCGTGTCGAGCGACCTGATGCCGCCGCCCACCTCCACGCGAGCGCCTGTCTCGGCGACGATGCGCTCGACCACAGCGATGTTGGCGGGCACTCCGTCACGCGCACCGTCGAGGTCAACGACGTGGATCCACTCGGCGCCGTCGGCCACGAACTGGCGTGCCGCCGCGACAGGATCCTCGTTGTAGACGGTGACGCGATCGTAGTCACCTTGCGCCAGGCGCACTGCTCGGCCGCCGAGGATGTCGATTGCGGGGAAAACGATCACGATGCGAACTCCTCGGCAAGGCGGCCGAAGTTGGCGAGCAGCTTCAGGCCCATGGTGGACGATTTCTCGGGGTGAAACTGGACAGCGTGGATGTTGCCGACTTGGATGGCCGAGGCGAACCTGACACCGTACTCAGTCGAACCGGAGATAGCGGCCGAATCCTGCGGTGCCAGCCGGTAGCTGTGCACGAAGTAGAACGCCGTCGACTCGGGAATGCCGTCGAACAGCGGGCTTTCGCGCGGATACTCCACGGTATTCCAGCCGATGTGCGGGATCTTCACGCCGCCCGGAAGGCGCTCGCATGTGCCCGGTACGAGGCCAAGCCCCACCCACTCGCCGTCTTCGAGGCCGACGTCGGCGAGTAGCTGCATCCCCAGGCAGATGCCGAGAAACGGCGTCCCCTGACCGATGCGGTGGCGCAGCGTGTCTTCGATACCGCTCGCGCGCAGGTTGGCGGCCGCGTCGCGAAACGCGCCTACGCCCGGCAGCACGATACCGTCGGCGGCCGCGATCACGGCGGCATCGTCGGTCACGACCACGTCGGTGATCCCGGCGTGCTCGAAGCCCTTCTGCACGCTGCGCAGATTGCCCATGCGGTAATCGACGATGGCGATGCGAGGGCTCACAGGCTGCCTTTCGTGGAGGGCACGCCGACCACGCGCGGGTCGAGCGCGACCGCGTCCTTGAGCGCGCGGGCGACCGCCTTGAACGCGGCTTCGATGATGTGGTGCGAGTTCTCGCCCGCAAGCGAGCGCACGTGCAGCGTCAGCCCCGCGTTGGCGGCAAGCGCGACCAAGAACTCCTTCGCAAGCGTGGTGTCGAACGTGCCGATGATCTCGATCGGCAGATCGACGGCCCAGCAGAGTTGCCCGCGGCCGGAAATGTCGACTGCGGCCAGCACGAGCGCCTCGTCCATCGGCACCGTTGCCGAGCCGAACCGCGTGATGCCGGTGCGCTCCCCCAGTGCTTGCGTGATCGCCTGCCCCATCACGATGCCGACGTCCTCAACCGTGTGGTGTGCGTCGACGTCCAAGTCCCCGGACGCGGCGACCGTGAGGTCGAAGAGCCCATGGCGCCCAAAGGCGTCGAGCATGTGATCGAAGAACGGCACGCCGGTCACCACGATCACGCGCCCCTCCCCGTCGAGGTCAAGCGTGGCCGCAATGTCGGTCTCGCGGGTCGCGCGGGATATTGTTGAGATGCGTCCCATCCTGGTGCCGTCCTCTCCGCTCATCATGCGCCGCCGTTTGTGCCGTTCTTCCGGTGCGCTAGGCAGTCCTCCATCGCCGCGAGGAACGCGCGGTTCTCGGCATCGCTGCCCGATGTCACGCGCAGACAGTCCTCAAGTCCCTCCGCGCGCGAGAAGTCGCGCACCAGTACCGAGTGATTGTGCAACAGATCACGCCACAAGGCGCCCGCATGCTCGACGCGGAAGAGGACGAAGTTGGCTTGGCTGGGAAAGACCTCAACCCCGCCCATCGCCGAGAGGCCCTTGATGAGTGCCTTGCGGCCACGCACGAGGTCGTGAATGTCCTGCTCGAAGATCATCCGCTCGCGATAGACCGTGGTGGCCACCATCTGCGAGAACGAGTCGACCGAGTACGGTTGGCGCACCTTCAGGAGCTCCTGAATGACTTCGGGACTGGCCAGAAGGTACCCAAGGCGAAGTCCGGCCATCGAGAAGGCCTTCGAAAACGTGCGCAAGATGACCAGGTTGTCATGGCGCGCCATGTGTGGTCGCATGGTGACACGGGAGAACTCGAAGTACGCCTCGTCGACCAGCACGATCGCGTCGGTCGAATTCAGAAGCTCGATTAGGAACGACTCGTCGGTCAGGCCGCCGGTTGGGTTGTTCGGGTTGGCGAGGAAGACAAGGTCTATGTCACCCTCGGCGACCCGCTCAAGCACCGCCTGCTGGTCGACGGAGAAGTCCGCAAGCCGGGGGATGCATTCGACCTGAGTGCCTGTCACCTGCGCATCGATGCCGTACATCGAAAACGTCGGCGGCATGTCGAGCAGCTTGCGCCCAGCCCCGCCCCATGCCAGCAGCAGGTTGAAGATCAGCTCGTCTCCCCCGTTGCCGATAAGGACGTTCTCGGAGTCCAAGCCGTTGGCCTC
This portion of the Coriobacteriia bacterium genome encodes:
- the hisB gene encoding imidazoleglycerol-phosphate dehydratase HisB, with amino-acid sequence MGRISTISRATRETDIAATLDLDGEGRVIVVTGVPFFDHMLDAFGRHGLFDLTVAASGDLDVDAHHTVEDVGIVMGQAITQALGERTGITRFGSATVPMDEALVLAAVDISGRGQLCWAVDLPIEIIGTFDTTLAKEFLVALAANAGLTLHVRSLAGENSHHIIEAAFKAVARALKDAVALDPRVVGVPSTKGSL
- the hisH gene encoding imidazole glycerol phosphate synthase subunit HisH, which produces MSPRIAIVDYRMGNLRSVQKGFEHAGITDVVVTDDAAVIAAADGIVLPGVGAFRDAAANLRASGIEDTLRHRIGQGTPFLGICLGMQLLADVGLEDGEWVGLGLVPGTCERLPGGVKIPHIGWNTVEYPRESPLFDGIPESTAFYFVHSYRLAPQDSAAISGSTEYGVRFASAIQVGNIHAVQFHPEKSSTMGLKLLANFGRLAEEFAS
- the hisC gene encoding histidinol-phosphate transaminase; the encoded protein is MSPIRPSRPELEALTPYDAKELKAEVILASNENPSNLPKAILTKLAKRLPEFPFNRYPDPTAHELRALIAEANGLDSENVLIGNGGDELIFNLLLAWGGAGRKLLDMPPTFSMYGIDAQVTGTQVECIPRLADFSVDQQAVLERVAEGDIDLVFLANPNNPTGGLTDESFLIELLNSTDAIVLVDEAYFEFSRVTMRPHMARHDNLVILRTFSKAFSMAGLRLGYLLASPEVIQELLKVRQPYSVDSFSQMVATTVYRERMIFEQDIHDLVRGRKALIKGLSAMGGVEVFPSQANFVLFRVEHAGALWRDLLHNHSVLVRDFSRAEGLEDCLRVTSGSDAENRAFLAAMEDCLAHRKNGTNGGA